The following proteins are co-located in the Castanea sativa cultivar Marrone di Chiusa Pesio chromosome 8, ASM4071231v1 genome:
- the LOC142607293 gene encoding tropinone reductase homolog At5g06060-like isoform X1: MAQEETGNRGSRWSLQGMTALVTGGTKGIGYAVVEELASLGATIHTCSRNETQLNECLHEWKMKGFQVTGSVCDVVSQTQREELMSRVSYMFNGKLNILINNVGTTTSKPTLEYTSEDFAFLMSTNLESTYHICQLAYPLLKASEARSIVFVSSVAGVVAINTGGSIYSAAKGAVNQLAKNLACEWAKDNIRSNSVAPWYIKTPLTDTYLSNEKLVEAIISQTPLGRVGEPKEVSSLVAFLCLPAASYITGQTVCVDGGTTVNGFSFP; encoded by the exons atggCCCAGGAAGAAACTGGTAACAGAGGAAGCAGGTGGTCTCTTCAAGGAATGACAGCCCTTGTTACTGGTGGAACCAAAGGAATCGG ATATGCTGTTGTTGAGGAATTGGCAAGCCTAGGGGCGACCATACATACATGCTCTCGAAATGAGACCCAACTCAATGAATGTTTACATGagtggaagatgaagggatTTCAAGTCACTGGTTCAGTCTGTGATGTGGTGTCTCAAACCCAACGAGAGGAGCTAATGAGCAGGGTCTCCTACATGTTTAATGGCAAACTCAACATCCTT ATAAACAATGTGGGAACAACCACATCAAAACCAACCTTGGAGTACACATCTGAAGATTTCGCATTTCTCATGTCTACCAATCTTGAATCTACATATCACATTTGCCAACTTGCTTATCCACTTCTGAAAGCTTCGGAAGCAAGAAGCATTGTTTTCGTTTCTTCGGTTGCTGGTGTAGTAGCCATAAATACTGGAGGATCTATATATAGTGCAGCTAAAG gagcgGTGAATCAACTTGcaaaaaatttggcatgtgAGTGGGCAAAGGATAACATTAGGAGCAACTCTGTTGCACCATGGTATATCAAAACCCCCCTAACTGATACT TATCTAAGCAATGAAAAATTAGTGGAGGCTATTATCTCTCAAACCCCTCTTGGACGTGTAGGAGAGCCAAAGGAGGTTTCTTCCTTGGTGGCATTCTTATGCCTACCTGCAGCTTCTTACATAACCGGTCAGACTGTTTGTGTTGATGGAGGGACAACTGTAAATGGCTTTAGCTTCCCATGA
- the LOC142607293 gene encoding senescence-associated protein 13-like isoform X2, with the protein MAQEETGNRGSRWSLQGMTALVTGGTKGIGYAVVEELASLGATIHTCSRNETQLNECLHEWKMKGFQVTGSVCDVVSQTQREELMSRVSYMFNGKLNILINNVGTTTSKPTLEYTSEDFAFLMSTNLESTYHICQLAYPLLKASEARSIVFVSSVAGVVAINTGGSIYSAAKGAVNQLAKNLACEWAKDNIRSNSVAPCI; encoded by the exons atggCCCAGGAAGAAACTGGTAACAGAGGAAGCAGGTGGTCTCTTCAAGGAATGACAGCCCTTGTTACTGGTGGAACCAAAGGAATCGG ATATGCTGTTGTTGAGGAATTGGCAAGCCTAGGGGCGACCATACATACATGCTCTCGAAATGAGACCCAACTCAATGAATGTTTACATGagtggaagatgaagggatTTCAAGTCACTGGTTCAGTCTGTGATGTGGTGTCTCAAACCCAACGAGAGGAGCTAATGAGCAGGGTCTCCTACATGTTTAATGGCAAACTCAACATCCTT ATAAACAATGTGGGAACAACCACATCAAAACCAACCTTGGAGTACACATCTGAAGATTTCGCATTTCTCATGTCTACCAATCTTGAATCTACATATCACATTTGCCAACTTGCTTATCCACTTCTGAAAGCTTCGGAAGCAAGAAGCATTGTTTTCGTTTCTTCGGTTGCTGGTGTAGTAGCCATAAATACTGGAGGATCTATATATAGTGCAGCTAAAG gagcgGTGAATCAACTTGcaaaaaatttggcatgtgAGTGGGCAAAGGATAACATTAGGAGCAACTCTGTTGCACCATG TATCTAA